From the genome of Rhodobacteraceae bacterium Araon29, one region includes:
- the purQ gene encoding phosphoribosylformylglycinamidine synthase subunit PurQ — MRAAVLVFPGSNCDRDMAVALRKAGADVTMVWHKDTDLPDGLDVVAIPGGFSFGDYLRCGAIAGRSPICRSVIDFAKRGGFVLGVCNGFQILTETGLLPGALMRNAGLKFICKSVELRVETTESAFTSGYAKDQLISIPIAHHEGNYNLSPGDLAALQDQQRIAFRYVENPNGSVDDIAGVLSENRRVLGMMPHPERALDATYSRADGQPFFAGLIEQMATT, encoded by the coding sequence ATGCGCGCTGCGGTTCTTGTTTTCCCCGGATCAAACTGTGATCGCGACATGGCTGTTGCGCTGCGCAAGGCCGGCGCCGATGTCACAATGGTATGGCACAAAGATACAGATCTGCCCGATGGATTGGACGTGGTGGCCATTCCCGGCGGGTTTTCCTTTGGTGATTATCTACGTTGCGGGGCCATCGCAGGCCGCTCGCCGATTTGCCGCTCGGTGATTGACTTTGCCAAGCGTGGCGGCTTTGTTCTTGGGGTGTGTAACGGGTTTCAAATACTCACTGAAACCGGTTTGCTGCCCGGAGCATTGATGCGCAACGCCGGGCTGAAATTTATTTGCAAATCAGTCGAGCTTCGCGTTGAGACAACCGAGAGCGCCTTTACCAGTGGCTATGCCAAAGACCAGTTGATCAGCATCCCAATCGCTCATCACGAAGGCAATTACAATCTGAGCCCAGGTGATTTAGCAGCGTTGCAGGATCAACAGAGAATTGCCTTCCGATATGTCGAAAATCCCAACGGCTCTGTGGATGATATTGCCGGTGTGCTATCAGAAAACCGCCGTGTTCTTGGCATGATGCCGCATCCCGAGCGCGCGTTAGATGCAACATACTCGCGTGCCGATGGTCAGCCGTTTTTTGCCGGTTTGATTGAGCAGATGGCGACCACCTGA
- the purS gene encoding phosphoribosylformylglycinamidine synthase subunit PurS, producing MKARVHVMLKPGVLDPQGEAVRHALGALGYNSVEGVRQGKVIELDLNETDPEKAKFDVDAMCEKLLANTVIESYSVEFL from the coding sequence ATGAAAGCCCGTGTACACGTGATGTTAAAACCCGGTGTTCTGGACCCTCAGGGCGAAGCTGTTCGCCATGCGCTTGGGGCGCTCGGCTATAATAGCGTGGAAGGGGTTCGGCAGGGCAAGGTTATAGAACTGGATCTGAACGAAACTGATCCTGAGAAAGCCAAATTCGACGTGGATGCGATGTGCGAAAAGCTATTGGCCAACACGGTGATCGAAAGCTATTCGGTCGAGTTTTTGTGA
- a CDS encoding phosphoribosylaminoimidazolesuccinocarboxamide synthase — MARRTKIYEGKAKILYEGPEPGTLVQYFKDDATAFNAEKKDVIDGKGVLNNRLSEFFMNGLNEIGVPTHFLKRINMREQLIRNCEIIPLEVIVRNVAAGTICKRLGLEEGMRLPRPIVEYCYKDDALGDPLVTEEHIAAFGWATQQDMDDILSLALRVNDFLSGLMLGVGIRLVDFKIEIGRVYDGDFQRLLVADEISPDSCRLWDIETGQKLDKDVFRRDLGSLTDAYTEVAQRLGVLAKNTPVASKPTLIS, encoded by the coding sequence ATGGCCCGTCGCACAAAGATTTACGAAGGCAAGGCAAAAATACTTTATGAAGGACCGGAGCCAGGCACACTGGTTCAATATTTCAAAGATGATGCCACTGCATTCAATGCAGAGAAAAAAGACGTTATCGACGGCAAAGGTGTGCTTAATAATCGGCTGTCCGAATTTTTTATGAACGGACTGAATGAAATCGGCGTTCCGACCCATTTCCTCAAGCGGATAAATATGCGCGAGCAACTGATCCGCAATTGCGAAATTATTCCGCTTGAAGTGATTGTTCGCAATGTTGCAGCAGGCACAATTTGCAAACGCTTAGGGCTGGAAGAGGGCATGCGGCTGCCGCGGCCCATTGTTGAATATTGCTACAAAGACGATGCCTTGGGGGACCCTTTGGTCACCGAAGAGCATATTGCTGCTTTTGGCTGGGCAACGCAGCAGGACATGGATGACATTCTTAGCCTTGCGCTGCGGGTAAATGATTTTCTATCGGGCCTTATGCTGGGTGTCGGTATTCGGCTTGTTGATTTCAAAATTGAAATCGGGCGGGTTTATGATGGTGATTTTCAGCGTCTTTTGGTGGCCGATGAAATTAGCCCGGACAGTTGCCGTTTATGGGATATCGAAACTGGCCAAAAGCTGGATAAAGATGTCTTTAGACGGGATTTGGGCAGTTTGACAGACGCCTACACAGAAGTTGCTCAGCGGTTGGGGGTTTTGGCAAAAAACACTCCGGTAGCAAGCAAACCTACATTGATTAGCTAA
- a CDS encoding DUF1476 family protein, which yields MTTFDERENAFEAKFALDSELQFKAEARRNKLIGLWAADLLGIVGEKAKEYALDVIRSDFEEPGDEDVLRKLTTDLQHKASESEIRSQLVAFMIKAKEQLRNEL from the coding sequence ATGACAACTTTTGACGAACGCGAAAACGCGTTTGAGGCCAAATTTGCCCTCGATAGTGAATTGCAGTTTAAAGCCGAAGCACGGCGAAATAAATTAATTGGGCTCTGGGCTGCTGATTTGCTCGGTATTGTGGGTGAAAAAGCAAAGGAATACGCGCTTGATGTCATCCGATCGGACTTTGAAGAACCTGGCGATGAAGATGTGCTTCGAAAATTGACCACGGATTTGCAGCACAAAGCCAGCGAAAGCGAAATTAGGTCTCAACTTGTGGCTTTCATGATCAAAGCCAAAGAGCAATTGCGCAATGAGCTATAG
- the bmt gene encoding betaine--homocysteine S-methyltransferase, whose amino-acid sequence MANALTKMLSEREWILADGATGTNLFNMGLLSGDAPEFWNDTAPQKIKALYQIAVDAGSDLFLTNSFGGNAARLKLHDAAHRAAELSRMAAEIGREVADRANRDIIVAGSVGPTGDIMQPVGTLSHADAVEIFHTQAAGLKDGGADVLWLETISAPEEYRAAAEAFALADMPWCGTMSFDTAGRTMMGLTAPAMVEMVKSLENPPLAFGANCGTGASDLLRTVQGFSAVKPQTPIIAKGNAGIPKYVDGHIHYDGTPELMADYAVMARDSGAQIIGGCCGTMGVHLSAMREALETRPRSEKPSLDAIRTALGDFSSTSDGTGSDSAPARRPRRRRAAS is encoded by the coding sequence ATGGCCAATGCCCTTACGAAAATGCTTTCTGAACGCGAATGGATTTTAGCGGATGGGGCAACCGGAACCAACCTATTTAATATGGGCCTGTTATCTGGGGATGCCCCTGAGTTTTGGAACGACACAGCGCCGCAAAAGATTAAAGCTCTTTATCAAATCGCAGTTGATGCAGGCTCAGATCTTTTTTTAACCAATAGTTTTGGAGGCAACGCCGCACGCTTAAAGTTGCATGATGCGGCTCACCGGGCAGCGGAATTGTCGCGTATGGCAGCTGAGATAGGCCGCGAAGTGGCTGATCGCGCAAATCGCGATATCATTGTTGCCGGCTCGGTTGGACCTACGGGTGATATCATGCAACCCGTCGGAACCCTAAGCCACGCAGATGCTGTTGAAATTTTTCATACGCAGGCTGCCGGGCTGAAAGACGGGGGCGCGGATGTGCTTTGGCTGGAAACCATTTCCGCACCCGAAGAATACCGCGCGGCCGCCGAAGCCTTTGCCCTCGCGGATATGCCATGGTGCGGCACCATGAGTTTTGACACCGCCGGACGGACAATGATGGGTCTGACGGCACCGGCCATGGTAGAGATGGTGAAAAGCCTTGAAAATCCCCCCTTGGCCTTTGGGGCAAATTGCGGCACTGGCGCTTCGGATTTGCTGCGCACAGTCCAAGGGTTTTCTGCGGTCAAACCCCAGACCCCGATCATTGCAAAAGGCAATGCAGGCATTCCCAAATATGTTGATGGCCATATCCACTATGATGGCACCCCGGAACTGATGGCCGACTATGCAGTAATGGCGCGCGACAGCGGGGCACAGATTATCGGCGGGTGCTGCGGCACAATGGGGGTGCATCTATCCGCTATGCGAGAGGCTTTAGAAACCCGCCCCAGAAGCGAAAAGCCATCGCTTGATGCTATCCGCACCGCCTTGGGTGATTTTTCTTCAACCAGTGACGGGACCGGATCAGACAGCGCGCCAGCACGCCGACCACGCCGGCGGAGGGCGGCGTCCTGA
- a CDS encoding PA0069 family radical SAM protein, whose product MQSIHPVSGSILKARGSRQNPRNRFDRLETVGFDDGWADTQIAPKVLRTLVAEELPRRVISYNRSPDLPFDRSINPYRGCEHGCSYCYARPSHGFLGLSAGIDFETRLIARPKAAMVLRQELANSKYVVKPIAIGTNTDPYQPIEKKYEITRSCLQVLSECQHPVAIVTRGALVERDIDILAPMAASGLTRVGISITTLDRDLARKMEPRAPAPFRRLEMIRKLADAGIPVRVMASPLIPGLTDHELEAILAAGKKAGACSASWIALRLPREVSNLFQDWLATHQPNKSARVLGHLRSMHGGALYRSDWGRRMRGEGPYAALIEQRFQVAIRRLGLLEKVPKLTCDLFKVPVAAGAQMELF is encoded by the coding sequence ATGCAGTCAATTCACCCGGTCTCCGGCAGTATTCTTAAGGCTCGCGGCAGTCGTCAGAACCCCAGAAATAGGTTTGACCGTTTGGAAACAGTCGGCTTTGATGATGGTTGGGCTGATACGCAAATCGCCCCCAAGGTGCTGCGTACCTTGGTGGCAGAAGAACTGCCGCGCCGGGTGATTAGTTATAATCGCTCTCCAGATTTGCCTTTTGACAGGTCGATAAATCCCTATCGTGGCTGCGAGCATGGGTGCAGCTATTGCTATGCCCGACCCAGCCATGGATTTTTGGGGCTGTCTGCGGGCATTGATTTTGAAACCCGACTGATTGCGCGCCCCAAAGCGGCGATGGTGTTGCGCCAAGAGCTCGCAAATTCGAAATATGTGGTGAAGCCGATTGCAATTGGCACCAATACTGACCCGTATCAGCCAATCGAGAAAAAGTATGAGATTACGCGGTCTTGTTTGCAGGTTCTATCCGAGTGCCAGCACCCCGTTGCGATTGTCACACGCGGTGCGTTGGTGGAACGCGACATTGATATACTGGCGCCAATGGCGGCAAGCGGTTTAACCCGCGTGGGAATTTCAATCACCACATTAGATCGTGATCTGGCGCGCAAAATGGAGCCTCGAGCCCCAGCGCCGTTCCGCCGTTTGGAGATGATTAGGAAATTGGCTGATGCCGGTATCCCGGTGCGGGTTATGGCCTCGCCTTTGATCCCGGGGCTGACCGATCACGAATTAGAGGCAATTTTAGCCGCTGGCAAAAAGGCAGGCGCGTGCAGTGCCAGCTGGATTGCGCTGCGCTTGCCAAGAGAGGTCTCTAATTTATTTCAAGACTGGCTGGCTACCCATCAACCAAATAAGTCGGCACGGGTATTAGGTCATCTGCGCAGCATGCATGGGGGCGCATTATACCGCTCTGACTGGGGTCGCCGGATGCGCGGTGAGGGACCCTATGCAGCGCTGATTGAGCAACGGTTTCAAGTTGCAATTCGACGCTTGGGACTGCTTGAAAAAGTGCCGAAACTGACCTGCGATCTCTTTAAAGTGCCTGTCGCAGCCGGTGCGCAGATGGAGCTTTTTTAA